The Polyangium aurulentum genomic interval GGGATGCGCACGATGAACTCGCTGCCCTTGCCCGCCCCCTCGCTGCGCGCCTCGACGGTGCCGCCGTGCAGCTCGATCAGCCGGCGCACCACCGTCAGCCCGATGCCGAGCCCGCCCTGCGACCTCGCCAGATCGCGCCCGCCCTGCTGGAACAGCTCGAAGACGCGCGGCAGCAGATCCGGGGGGATGCCGATGCCGTTGTCCCGCACCCGCAGCTCGGCCGTGTCGCCGATGCTCTCGAGCGACACCGAGATCTGCCCGCCCTTGTCGGTGTACTTGGCCGCGTTGGTGATCAGGTTGATGACGATCTGATCGAGCCGCACCGGGTCCGCCTCGATGGGCACCGGCCGGTCCGGCAACGAGACCGTCACCGCGTGCTTTCGCGACTCGATGAGCTCGCGCGAGGACTCGAGCGCGCGCGACACGGCCTTCGCGAGGTCGAACCGCTCCTTGCGCAGCTCGATCTTTCCCCGCGTGATCCGCGAGACGTCGAGCAGATCGTCGACGATGCGCGCGAGGTTGTGCGCCTGGCGCTCGACGATGTCGAGGTAACGGTCGAGCTCGGGCGACGCCGCGCGCTTGCGCAGCAGGTAGAGCGACGTCTGGATGGGCGCGAGCGGGTTGCGCAGCTCGTGCGCCAGCATGGCCAGGAACTCGTCCTTGCGGCGGTCGGTCGCCTTCAGCTCCTCCATGAGCCCCTCGATCCGCCGCCGCGCGAGCACCTGATCGGTCACCTCCAGATCGAAGGTCATGACCCCCTCGATCTCGCCCGTCACCGAGCGCACCGGCAGGTACGTGAAGTTCCAGTAGGTGTCTTCCAGCGCCCCCGTGTTCGTCTTGTCGAGCTTGATGAGCACCTCGCTGCCCATCTGGGGTCTTCCCGTCGCGAGCACCTCGCGCAGCAGGCCCTCGAACGCCTGGCCGCGGTGCTCCGGGATGGCCTCGAGGATCTGCTTGCCCTCGATCGCGCGTCCGCCGAGCGCCTGCGTCGTGATCGGATGGGCGAACTCGAACACGAGGTCGGGGCCTCGCAGGTAGTTCACCGCGGCGGGGACGTCCTTGAGGAGCGACTCGAAGCGGTTGCGCTCGGCCTCGGCTTGCCGCCGCGCGCGCGCCAGCTCGAGGTGCGTCGACACGCGCGCGACCAGCTCCTTCGAGGAGAACGGCTTGACGAGGTAGTCGTCGGCCCCGGCTTGCAAGCCCTCGATGCGCGACTCCTCGCCGGCGCGCGCGGAGAGCATGATGACGGGGATGCGCGAGGTCGCCCCGTTGGCGCGCAGCGCGCGGATGAGGCCGAATCCGTCGAGGTTCGGCATCATCACGTCGGTCAGGATCAGATCCACGTGCCGCGCGCGCGCCACCTCGAGCGCCTGCGCGCCGTCGGCCACCGCGAGGACGCTCCAGCGCTTGCCGAGCAGCCGCACGATGTACTCGCGCATGTCGGCGTTGTCGTCGGCGACGAGCACCAGCTCCGAGCTCGGCGCGGGGCCAGGCGCGGCGTCCTCCTCCGCGTCCTGCTCCACCGTGTCCGGGAGCCACCGCTCCGCCTCGGCGACGAACGACGCGACCGCCTGCGTGGCGCCTCCGGCCGTGGCGCCCTCGCCGACGCGATCGGCGGGCAGGTGGGCCGAGCCGGTGGGGATCGAGACCCTGAAGGTCGTGCCCTTGTGGAGCCCGCTCGAGACCTCGATCGAGCCGCCGTGCAGCCGCACGAGGTCGTGGACGAGGGCGAGGCCGATGCCCGAGCCCTCGTGCGTGCGCGAGCGCGTGCCCTCGATGCGGTGAAACCTCTCGAAGACGCGCGGCAGCTCGTGCTCGGGGATGCCGACCCCGGTGTCGGCGACCGACAGCTCGAAGCGGCGTCCCACCTCGCGCAGGGTGACGAGGATCTTGCCCTCGAACGTGAACTTGAACGCGTTCGAGAGCAGGTTCAGGACGATCTTCTCCCACATCGTGCGGTCGACGTAGACGGGCTCGCGGACGGCCGAGCAGTCGACCACCAGCTCGACCCCGCCGCGCTCGATGGCCGAGCGGAAGGCGCTCGCGAGGTCCCTCGTCAGCATCGCGATGTCCGTGCGCTCGAAGGCGACCTGCGCGCGCCCGGCCTCGATGCGGGAGAAGTCGAGCAGGGTGTTGACGAGCTTGAGCAGGCGCAGCGCGTTGCGGTGGACGGTCTCGAGGTCCGGGCCGCGCAGGGCGCGATCGGGCGACGAGATCGCCTCCTCTGCCGGGCCGAGCATGAGCGTGAGCGGGGTGCGGAACTCGTGGCTGACGTTCGAGAAGAACGCCGTCTTCGCGCGGTCCAGCTCCGCGAGCGACTCGGCCCGCTTGCGCTCGATCTCGTAGGCCATCGCGGTGCCGAGGGCGCTGCCGATCTGGGAGGCGGCGCGCTCGGCGAACTGGCGGTACTCGTCGTCGGCGGCGAGGCGCGGGCTCATGCCGAGGACCAGGAACGCCCCCGCGCGCCCCCCCGAGCCGGCCAGGATGGGCGCGACCAGCGCCGCGTTCGCAGGCTCGGGCCAGGGTCCCCCCGGCAGCGCGCTCCCGAAGCGCTCGTCGAGTCCCGTGACGATGTCGGAGCGACCCGTGTTGCGAATCCGCGCGAGCGGCCAGGGCGCCCCGTCCGCTTCGCCCTCGAGCGCGATCGTCGTCGGCGCCGCCGGACCTCCCGGCGCGATCCCGCTACACGCGGCCAGCCGCGCGACGTGCGTCTTGTCGTCGGCGAGGTAGAGCGCGCAGAAGGGCACGTCCCTGGGCGCCTCCCCGAGGGTGGTCGCTGCGAGGGCACACGCCTCCTCGGCGGAGCGCGCGGTGGCCGTGCGCTCGCCGAGGTCGCGCAAGAGGCGCGTTCGCCGCTCGCTGATCACGCGGAACGTCGTCTCGATGACGGCGTTGAAGATCCCCTCGACGCGGCCGCCTTCGCCGCGGATCGGGCTGAAGGTGAAGTTGAAGTAGCACTCCTCGGTGTAGCCGTGGCGGCGCATGGGGAGGAGCTGGTCCTCGGAGTAGGTGGCCTCGCCCGTGCTGAGGACCTGCTCGAACATCGGGCCGATGGTGTCCCAGATCTCGGGCCAGACCTCGTGGCCGGGGCGGCCGAGGGCCCAGGGGTGCTTGCCGCCGGGGATGGGGCTCCAGGCGTCGTTGTAGAGCAGGGCGAGCTTCTCTCCCCAGTAGATCGCGATGGGGAACGCCGAGCCGAGGCAGATGCTCAGGGCCGATCGCAAGCTCTGCGGCCAGTGCAGCGGCGCGCCGAGGGGGGTCTCGTCCCAGGCCATCGCTTGCATGCGCGCGGGCATCTCGCCGCGCCCCGCGAAGAGGGCGTCGTCGCCGAGGGTGGCGACAGGCGGCTGGGACTCGTGCGAGCGGATGGACGGCATCCTGGGTCCTTGACGCCTCCGGGCGAGAGGTCAAGGACGCCCCACACCGGCGCCATGGGAGAAGGTTCCTTGCCCCACGTGGCTGGAACTTTCCTGTGCAATCGCGGATTTGAAGGGTCCGGGAGAGGTGCCGGAGGGTCCGGGAGAGGTGCCGGAGGGTCCGGGAGAGGTGCCGGAGGGTCCGGGAGAGGTGCCGGAGGGTCCGGGAGAGGTGCCGGAGGGGCCGGAAGAGGTGTCGGAGCGTTCCGACAAGGGTTCCGGAGGGTCCGGGAGAGGCGTCGGAGGGTTCGCGAGAGCTTCCGGAGGGTCCGGAAGAGGTGTCGGAGGGTTCGCGAGAGCTTCCGGAGGGTCCGGGAAAGCTATCGGAGGGGTCCGCGAAGGGTTCCGGAGGGTCCGGAAGAGGCGTCGGAGGGTTCGCGAGAGCTTCCGGAGGGTCCGGAAGAGGTGCCGGAGGGTTCGCGAGAGCTTCCGGAGGGTCCGGGGAAGCCATCGGAGGGTTCCGCGAAGGGTTCCGGAGGGTCCGGAAGAGGCGTCGGCAGGCTTCGACGAGGGTATCGACGGGTTCCAGAGCGGTGTCGAAGCCATTGCGAAGGGCCTTCGACGACCATGGTCCTCACGCTCGATCGAGCGTCACTTGTTGAAGCCGAGCGGGATCATCCCGATCTTCTCGCCGTGGCCGAATGCGGCGCGGCCGGTGCGCAGGGCGTACTGGGAGCTGGTGTCGAGGAGCTGGAGGATGTCCTGCTCGTAGTGGTAGACCTCGAGATCCACCTTGCCGCCGCCGAGCATCAGGCCCGGCTTCAGCTTGATGTAGGTGCTGTTGTGCCGCGACTGGAGCAGCCGGATCTGCTCGTCGGAGATGTCGAGGTTCAGCTCGAGGTGGAACGCCTTGAAATCGGCGGCTCCGTGCGTGTGCGACGCGTCGCCGACGAGGGCGACGTAGGCGCCGACATCGAACAGGGCCTGGATATCGGAGCGCTGGAGCGTTTCATAGACACGGTGTCCCGACATGACGGTTTCCTCCCTCGCGCAAAGGCGCGGGGCGATGCTACCGCGAGCGGACACGCGGGCGCAACGGGCGCCCGGGGACGGGTTCCTGCTGCGCGCTGTCGCGCTGTCGCAGCCTCGGGAGGACCCGCCGAGGCCGATCGACCCGGCTCATGCAGAGCGACGTCATGACATTGGCGGCTGGCGACGTGCCCGCGCACGGAACTTGGCGCGCGGGGTCCGCTGTCATCCATGGTAAGATCTTGCGCTGCCGCGCGTGATGAACGGGGGCCGGAGGGGGCCTCACCGACATCGGAATGGGAAAGCAGGAGCATGCACCAGGCGCTGTTTGAGCATTGTCCAGAGATCCTCGTGGTCGCCAACCCGGACGGGGTGATCATCGGAGCGAACCACGAGGCCGAGCGCGCGCTCGGGGCTCGATGCGCCTCCGGAGCGTCGCTCCTCGACGCCGTGCACCCGGACGACCTGCCGGGGTTTTCGCTGCAATGGCTGCGCCTCGCCGGCGGCGGGGCGCCGTCGCGCGCCGTGTCCAGGATCCAGGTGTCCGACCATGGCTATCGACCTTTCTCGTGGAGCGCGCGCCGGCTCCCCGAGAGCCCCGCGGTCCACGCCGTGCTCATCCCGGCCTCCGAGGAGGACCTGCCCCCCGCGCCCGCAAAGCCCGAGCCCTCGCGCCCCCAGGTGCACACCGAGCGCCTGTTGCGGGCCATCCTCGATACGCTCGACATCGCGGTGAGCGCGATCGACGAGCGCGGGGTCTTCACCTTCCACGAGGGAAAGGTCCTCGCCAAGGTCGACAAGGCATTTGCCAGCAACGTGGGGCTGAACATCTTCGAGCTCTACGCATCCACGCCCGTGGTCGTCGACAACGTACGGAGAGCGCTGGAAGGCCAGCAGGTGAATTACACGGTCGATGCGCACGACGCCGTGTGGGAGAACTGGTTCGCGCCGATCCGCGACGAGCAGGGGCAGGTCACGGGCGCCGTCGCGGTGTCCATCGACAAGACCGAATCGAGGCGGGCGATGCAGGAGCTCGAGGCGAGGCTCGCGATCATCGAGCGACAGCAGGAGGTCATCCGCAACCTCGAGACGCCGGTCATCCAGCTCTGGGAGCACGTGATCACGCTCCCGATGGTCGGGATCGTCGATAGCCGGCGCGCCGCCCGCGTGATGGACGACCTGCTCGCCGCGGTCGTCCGCACCGCGGCGCGCTATGCGATCCTGGATCTCACGGGCGTGGATACCGTGGACACGGCGACCGCGCTCCACCTCATCGGCCTCGTGCGCGCCATCCGTTTGCTCGGCGCCGAGGGGATCATCACCGGCATTCGACCCACCGTGGCGCAGACGATCGTGACATTGGGGCTCGACTTATCGAGCATCATCACCTGCGGCACCCTGCGCGACGGCCTCAAGCTCTGCATCAAACGCCTGAATGGCGCGGCGAGGGCGTAGGGCTTGACAAGCCGGCCGTGATTCATTCCCATCCGGCCATGGCTCACCGGATCGCTGTCGTTGCTCTCGTCCTCGCTGGCGCGTCTCTCCTCGCATGCGGGGACGGCGGTCCCTCCTCTCCCACGGGCGGCGCAGGCGGCGCAGGGAATGGAGGCGCCTCGGCAGGAGGCGCGCCGGGGACCGGCGGGGGCACGAGCTCGGGAGGCGCGGGCGGGAATGCGGGCTCGGGCGTGGGCGGCCATGGGGGCACCGGCGGATCGAACGTGGACAACGCGATCCTGCATGCAGATTTCCAGCAGCGCGCGCCGGGCGTCTACACCGAGGACATGGTGCCGGGCGATTTCGTCGGGAAGCCGCCCTGGAACAACGGGCTCGACGAGGAGCGCGCGAGCATCGTCGACGAGGCGGGCAATCGATTCCTGCGGGTGACGTACCCGGCGGACGAGTATGGCCCGGCAAACGGCGGCGTGCAGTTCAAGGTGCCGCTGGGCAAGACGTACCAGGAGCTCTATCTCTCCTACCGGGTGCGGTTCGGCGAGGGCTTCGCCTTCATGAAGGGCGGCAAGCTCCCCGGGCTCGTCGGCGGCTCGGCCCCCACGGGCTGCGTCGAGGACACGACCGGCTTCTCGGCGCGAATGATGTGGCGCACCGGAGGCGCGGCGGTCCAGTACATGTACTTCCCCGAGAAGGTCAACGACTGCGGCGACGACTACGATTACACGTCCGGCGGGAGCGCGGTCCAGTTCGAGCCGGGGACCTGGCACACGGTGGAGCACCGCCTGGTGATGAACGAGCCCGGCGCGCACGACGGCGTCCTCGAGGCCTGGTTCGACGAGCAGAAGGTCATCGAGGAGAAGGCCTTCCTCTTCCGGCTCGCCGGCGCGACCTACGGCATCGATACGCTGTATTTCTCGACCTTCTTCGGCGGCAGCGACGCGAGCTGGGCGCCGCCGTCCGCGCAGACCGTCGATTACGACGATTTCATCGTCTCCACGAGCCCCATCACGCATTGAGCCGCGCTACACGCCCGCGAGCGCCGCGACGAGCACCACCGCCTCCTCCACGTCCGCGGTGACGTCGAGCTCCGTCTGGCCATCGACGATCAGCGTCTCCGCGGGGAGCAGCTCGGCGGCCGTGTCGGACCCGCCGACGCGAATGGCGATCCTGCCGCGGAACGCGTGGAGGATCTGCGTCTCGGCCGCGAGGCAGAGGCGGACCGACGAGCCGCGGCCGAGCGAATGGACGGCGGCGCTCGGGCGAAAGAGCGCGCGGCGCGCCATGATGTTGAAATCGCGCGCGGGCGTGCCTCCGAGCTCGCCGTGCGTCGGCCACGCGCCGTCGAAGCGATAGGGGGACAGGAGCGCGAGCCGCCGCCTCCCCCTCCCCGCGTGCTCGAGCTCCATCGGCTCACCCTCGGTCTGGAGGAGGATCCTCTCGATGCCCGGGAAGGTGGAGAACGGCCCCGAGGCCGCGAGATCGGCGATGCTCAGGCGCCAGGCGAAGTCTTCGAGCCCGGCCCCAGGCGGGTGGACGGCGATCTCGGTCGTGGTCCCGAGGCCGTTCTTCCAGGGCATCACGCGGTAATCGGACGGCCGGAGGTGGCGAATCGAAGGGCTCATGGGCGGCAGTCTACATGCATTTGCATCGCGCGCCGCTCGCCGTGCTCTCGCACCTCACATCGACGCTGGCGGCGATCGAGCAATGACAGGTGGCGCGCGCGCCCGCCCTGCTGTAGCTGCAAGCCCAGGCGCCGGCCATCGCGGGGTCGATCCCCTCGGCGTCGGCGTCGAAACAACAATCGGCATACTGGCGGCAAGTCTCCGTGCTCAGGAGGGCGCGCGGCGCCACGCACGCCCTCGATGGGACCGCAGGCTCGGGCTCCTCCACGACCTCCGGATCCTCGCCGCGCGCGTCGACCTCCGCCGCCGAGGGGGCGCTCGCCACCGACGTCACGATGGCGATCGCCGCGAGAGCCAGGCGAGCGGCTTTCCCGTAGCTGTGCATTCGGACCTCCCCATGGCAACACTGTTCGGGTCGGGATAGGGGTGGAGGGGACGCGCGGGCGCCCACTCCACCTTTTCATGTCCGCGTCGGGCGTCGACGATCACCCGCCGCCCGCGACCGAGCTGGCTTGCGCGTACGCCGTGCCCACCGCGGTGCTCGCCCTCGACAGCGAGTTGGCGAGGGCCGACCCGCCGGACGAAATCGAGGTGGAGTGGGCGATGGCGGTCGCATTGCCGATGAGGGAGCTCGCCTCCGCGAGCGACTCCGCGATGGCCGCCGCGCCGCTGCTCGTCAATGAGGTCGAGCTCGCGAGCGAGGACGCGTGACCGACGAGCGAGAAGGCCTGCGACGCGGACCTGGCGAGCGCGATCCTCCCGGGTCCGGACAAGGCGGTGGAGTTGGCCTGCGCCACGGCGTCGCCCAGCGCGGAGACGGCGACGGCGATGGACGTCGCGATGCTGATCTGGATGTTCGGCGCGATGATGAGGTCCGCGCGCAGCGCGTCCGCCGCCTCGTTCGTGTTTTCCTCCGCCGCGAGCGCCGGTGAGCCTAGGGCAGAGATCGCGAGCCCCAAAGAGCCAGCGCAGAGCGCAATCAGGCCACGCTTCGTTCTCATTCTGGTCCTCCTTCGCCCCGCGATCCAGCCGCTGCCGTCGCGGTCGCACGCCACATATCGAGCGTCGAAGGCGGCTACACAAGCCCCGCGCGCGTGGCGGCGACGGAGCTCCCTGGAAAGCAAGGTCCGACCCGGCGCCGGGTCGGACATGTCGTATTTTCAAGGGATACACCCGCTCGCGCAATCAGCGGACGGGATAAGGCCCTTCCTCGAACACCCGGTCGTGGTAGCCCTTGCTGCCGACCGCGCGCGCCAGGGGGCTCCTGAAATCCACCCCCGCGCGGACGCAGTCGAGCACGTGACCGAAATCGTACTTCGGCCGCCATCCGAGCTCGGTCCTGGCGAGCGCGTTCACGTAGACGCGGTCGATCTGCGGGAAAAGCCTCCACCCGCGGGCGGCGAAGATCTCCTCGCAATGGGGAAAGAGCCGGCGCACCACGCCCGCCGCGTCTCGCCGCAGGGCAGCGACGTCGTCGGGCGTGAAGGGCGTTGTCGCGGAGATGATGTAGCGGCCGAACCCGATGGCGGACGCCCTCTCGAGCGCCACGAGGTGCGCGCTCACCACGTCCTCGATATCGACCCGGCGATAGAGCATCTCGTTCGCTTGAAGGTTGCCCGTCTCGTACCGCCCGCGGACCTCGGGGTCGTCGTCGGCCTCGGGGAAGAATCGCGAGGTGCGCAGGACGATCACGGGCAGCCGATGCTTTCGGAAGAACAGCTCGCACAAGCTCTCGGCCGCGACCTTCGTGACGCCGTAGATGTTCTTCGGAACCGGGACGACCCCCTCCGTGACCCAGGCCGCCGGCTCGCCGGGAGCCGGCGTCAGCGCCGCGCCGAAGGTGCTCGTCGTGCTGGTGAAAACGAAAACCTCGACGCCCGCGGCGACCGCCGCCTCGAGCAGCGCCAGGGTGCCCGTGACATTGGTGTCGAGGAACGCCTGGTTGCTGTGCGTCGCCACGTGGGGCTTGTGCAGGGTCGCCGCGTGAACGACCGCGCGCACGCCCCCCATGCATTGCTCGACGAAAGCCCGGTCGCTGATGGACCCGACGCGGTCCGTGAACGGCGACGGCTTGATGTCCACGCCCAGCGCGGATCGGCCCCCCGCGCGCAGGCTGCGCACGAGGGCCTCCCCGAGATGCCCCGCGCTTCCCGTGACCAGAATCGTCATTGCCTTTGCTCCTTTCGGCCAATCACTTCGGCGGAGGCAGCACGCACGCCCCGTTCGCGGTGCAGATGAGCGGCGGGCAGCAATCCTTGTTCGTGGTGCAGGGGCCGCACTTTCCGCCGGGGCCGCAGGCGGGGGTGGGGTTCACGCAGTCGTGGCAATCCTTGCACGCGCTGTCCGGCGGCTGGCAGCCGTCGATCGTGAGGATGGCCTCGTCGTAATGGATCTCGAGCTGGTGCGCCGTGGTGATGCTCTTGGCGAACACGGCGCCGAAGATCTCGAGGGCATTGTTCGCCTGAAGCGCGGCGTTCGGCATGTAGAGGTTCGCCCCGAGCACGAACGATCCGGCGAGCGTCACCTGGGATCCGCCGATGTAGACGCGCGTGGCGGCGGGACGCTCGGTCGCGCCGATCGCGGCCTGGTTCGTCAGAGAGACGTTGCCCTTCACGAAGAGGTCGAGCTCGGCTTCCGGGGCGAGATCGATCGTGAGCTTGCCGGCGACCGCGACGTCGCCGTCGACGGCGAGCACGGTGCGGCCCGTCAGGTGCACGGTGACCGTGCTGTCGGACTTGATCCCCGTGAGAGAATACCGGCCGCAAGGCAGGGTGATCTCGGTGGGCATGCTCGGGTTCGCCACGAGCACGTCCGGCGCGACGCCATTTTCGTCGTTATCGTTCGTCCCCGCAAACGCCCCGACGATGCCGGCGATGTTGACCTGATCGTCGCAGTTGCAGGGCGTCTCGATGTCGACGGGGCCCACGACGGCGCCGCCGAGCGCGTTCACCTTGTTCGCGTTGTCGGCGATCGGGGTGAAGAGCTTGCCGTTGATCGTGAGCTCCTTGTTGTTGCTCCCGATGGTGCCGCCGATCGTCGCGTTGCTCTGGGCGAGGGCCGGGTGCGAGATGGTCGCATCGCCGCCGCATTGCATGTCCTGCACCACGTCGTGCTGGTTCGCGGTGCTCATCGAGCCCTTCACGAGCAGCGCGCCCTTGATGCTCGCCGCGGCCTGGGCGCTGTAATTGCCATTGACGCCGATGGATCCGCCCGCGAGGGGTTTGTTGGGATCCACCGAGGACGAGAACGAGTCGGTCAGGATGGTGTTGCTCGCGTCGAAGCCCGTGCAGGAGCAGGCGGCGAAGAGGAACGTCTTCTTGCCGATGTCGCCGGTGCATTCGGTGGCGCCGGGGATCGGGATGGCGCCCTTGCCCATGCAGAAGTCCTCGAGCCCCGCGTCCAGGGTGTTTCCGCCCGCGCCCGAGGAGGACGAAGCCGGCGCGCCGCCGGACCCGACGGATCCCACGAATTCGCCGCCCACGCCCGACCCGGCCCCTCCACCCGTGCCCGTCCCGGAGCTGGCGTTCGTGCCCCCCGTGCCGCTATCCCCGCAGGCCGCGGCGACGACGGCGGGCAGCGCGATGAGGGCGAGAAGAGAAACGAGCTTCGTGTTTTCCATGGGGTCCCGGATACCACGATGGGACCCACGCGCGTCAAGCCCGAGATGCGAAACCCGCCGACTGGTGCTGGCGATCCTCGGCAGGGCCGCCGGCGTGATCGAGGTTGCGCGCCGTATTGATCAGCCCGACGTGCGAGAATGCCTGGGGGAAGTTGCCCACGAGCCGCTTGGCGAGCGGATCGTACTCCTCGGACAGGAGCCCCACGTCGTTTCGCAGCGAGAGCAGCCGCTCGAACAGCTCCCGCGCCTCGTCGACCCGCCCCTGGAGGGCCAGATTGTCGGCCAGCCAGAAAGAGCAGAGCAAGAATGCTCCCTCGCCCGGCGGCAGCCCGTCGACGCCCGAGCTCGTCGCATAGCGCGCCACGAAGCCGTCGCAGCGCAGGCGCGCCTGGATCGCGGCCACGGTGCCGACCATCCGTGGGTCGGTCGCGGGCAGAAAGCCCACGAGCGGCAGCATGAGCAGGCTCGCGTCGAGCTCGGTGGATCCATAATGCTGCACGAAGCTGTTCATGCCCGGATCGAAGCCGCGCGTGCAGACCTCGGCGTGAATCTCGTCCCGCAGCCTTCGCCATGTGGCCGCGTCGCCCGGCAGGCCGAAGCACTCGACCGCTTTCACGGCCCGGTCCATGGCCACCCAGGCCATCACCTT includes:
- a CDS encoding ATP-binding protein — protein: MPSIRSHESQPPVATLGDDALFAGRGEMPARMQAMAWDETPLGAPLHWPQSLRSALSICLGSAFPIAIYWGEKLALLYNDAWSPIPGGKHPWALGRPGHEVWPEIWDTIGPMFEQVLSTGEATYSEDQLLPMRRHGYTEECYFNFTFSPIRGEGGRVEGIFNAVIETTFRVISERRTRLLRDLGERTATARSAEEACALAATTLGEAPRDVPFCALYLADDKTHVARLAACSGIAPGGPAAPTTIALEGEADGAPWPLARIRNTGRSDIVTGLDERFGSALPGGPWPEPANAALVAPILAGSGGRAGAFLVLGMSPRLAADDEYRQFAERAASQIGSALGTAMAYEIERKRAESLAELDRAKTAFFSNVSHEFRTPLTLMLGPAEEAISSPDRALRGPDLETVHRNALRLLKLVNTLLDFSRIEAGRAQVAFERTDIAMLTRDLASAFRSAIERGGVELVVDCSAVREPVYVDRTMWEKIVLNLLSNAFKFTFEGKILVTLREVGRRFELSVADTGVGIPEHELPRVFERFHRIEGTRSRTHEGSGIGLALVHDLVRLHGGSIEVSSGLHKGTTFRVSIPTGSAHLPADRVGEGATAGGATQAVASFVAEAERWLPDTVEQDAEEDAAPGPAPSSELVLVADDNADMREYIVRLLGKRWSVLAVADGAQALEVARARHVDLILTDVMMPNLDGFGLIRALRANGATSRIPVIMLSARAGEESRIEGLQAGADDYLVKPFSSKELVARVSTHLELARARRQAEAERNRFESLLKDVPAAVNYLRGPDLVFEFAHPITTQALGGRAIEGKQILEAIPEHRGQAFEGLLREVLATGRPQMGSEVLIKLDKTNTGALEDTYWNFTYLPVRSVTGEIEGVMTFDLEVTDQVLARRRIEGLMEELKATDRRKDEFLAMLAHELRNPLAPIQTSLYLLRKRAASPELDRYLDIVERQAHNLARIVDDLLDVSRITRGKIELRKERFDLAKAVSRALESSRELIESRKHAVTVSLPDRPVPIEADPVRLDQIVINLITNAAKYTDKGGQISVSLESIGDTAELRVRDNGIGIPPDLLPRVFELFQQGGRDLARSQGGLGIGLTVVRRLIELHGGTVEARSEGAGKGSEFIVRIPRVREEPASPSKDGADGSGRRAMKRAGASRARVLVVDDNQDAAQSLAEVIEQYGHEARVAIDGVSALKIADEWQPQLVFLDIGLPGMDGYQVAQALGQRSTYKPVLVALTGYGQESDRRASNEAGFTHHLVKPAQIRAVEEVLETLDAGR
- a CDS encoding STAS domain-containing protein, which produces MHQALFEHCPEILVVANPDGVIIGANHEAERALGARCASGASLLDAVHPDDLPGFSLQWLRLAGGGAPSRAVSRIQVSDHGYRPFSWSARRLPESPAVHAVLIPASEEDLPPAPAKPEPSRPQVHTERLLRAILDTLDIAVSAIDERGVFTFHEGKVLAKVDKAFASNVGLNIFELYASTPVVVDNVRRALEGQQVNYTVDAHDAVWENWFAPIRDEQGQVTGAVAVSIDKTESRRAMQELEARLAIIERQQEVIRNLETPVIQLWEHVITLPMVGIVDSRRAARVMDDLLAAVVRTAARYAILDLTGVDTVDTATALHLIGLVRAIRLLGAEGIITGIRPTVAQTIVTLGLDLSSIITCGTLRDGLKLCIKRLNGAARA
- a CDS encoding DUF7305 domain-containing protein, with translation MENTKLVSLLALIALPAVVAAACGDSGTGGTNASSGTGTGGGAGSGVGGEFVGSVGSGGAPASSSSGAGGNTLDAGLEDFCMGKGAIPIPGATECTGDIGKKTFLFAACSCTGFDASNTILTDSFSSSVDPNKPLAGGSIGVNGNYSAQAAASIKGALLVKGSMSTANQHDVVQDMQCGGDATISHPALAQSNATIGGTIGSNNKELTINGKLFTPIADNANKVNALGGAVVGPVDIETPCNCDDQVNIAGIVGAFAGTNDNDENGVAPDVLVANPSMPTEITLPCGRYSLTGIKSDSTVTVHLTGRTVLAVDGDVAVAGKLTIDLAPEAELDLFVKGNVSLTNQAAIGATERPAATRVYIGGSQVTLAGSFVLGANLYMPNAALQANNALEIFGAVFAKSITTAHQLEIHYDEAILTIDGCQPPDSACKDCHDCVNPTPACGPGGKCGPCTTNKDCCPPLICTANGACVLPPPK
- a CDS encoding NAD-dependent epimerase/dehydratase family protein; protein product: MTILVTGSAGHLGEALVRSLRAGGRSALGVDIKPSPFTDRVGSISDRAFVEQCMGGVRAVVHAATLHKPHVATHSNQAFLDTNVTGTLALLEAAVAAGVEVFVFTSTTSTFGAALTPAPGEPAAWVTEGVVPVPKNIYGVTKVAAESLCELFFRKHRLPVIVLRTSRFFPEADDDPEVRGRYETGNLQANEMLYRRVDIEDVVSAHLVALERASAIGFGRYIISATTPFTPDDVAALRRDAAGVVRRLFPHCEEIFAARGWRLFPQIDRVYVNALARTELGWRPKYDFGHVLDCVRAGVDFRSPLARAVGSKGYHDRVFEEGPYPVR
- a CDS encoding HutD family protein, with the protein product MSPSIRHLRPSDYRVMPWKNGLGTTTEIAVHPPGAGLEDFAWRLSIADLAASGPFSTFPGIERILLQTEGEPMELEHAGRGRRRLALLSPYRFDGAWPTHGELGGTPARDFNIMARRALFRPSAAVHSLGRGSSVRLCLAAETQILHAFRGRIAIRVGGSDTAAELLPAETLIVDGQTELDVTADVEEAVVLVAALAGV
- a CDS encoding polysaccharide lyase; this encodes MAHRIAVVALVLAGASLLACGDGGPSSPTGGAGGAGNGGASAGGAPGTGGGTSSGGAGGNAGSGVGGHGGTGGSNVDNAILHADFQQRAPGVYTEDMVPGDFVGKPPWNNGLDEERASIVDEAGNRFLRVTYPADEYGPANGGVQFKVPLGKTYQELYLSYRVRFGEGFAFMKGGKLPGLVGGSAPTGCVEDTTGFSARMMWRTGGAAVQYMYFPEKVNDCGDDYDYTSGGSAVQFEPGTWHTVEHRLVMNEPGAHDGVLEAWFDEQKVIEEKAFLFRLAGATYGIDTLYFSTFFGGSDASWAPPSAQTVDYDDFIVSTSPITH